In the genome of Bradysia coprophila strain Holo2 unplaced genomic scaffold, BU_Bcop_v1 contig_232, whole genome shotgun sequence, one region contains:
- the LOC119075563 gene encoding uncharacterized protein LOC119075563 → MKVLLHIFVIVCLAAKLSSGNILLIKDYLKTKLLSTLLLMSCGNETFPIVDVRSLNGIWINVWDFSEEPILTDFNYNKFFGRYSHPHGVVLNLDCDRTDSLLIQLSKRILFHNERFWLMYTSNLEEASTILSSQNIKVDAEIVLAVPEVLNHEDSYKIFEVFKLSSVHGSETHFNLSQLGDWNKSDGFNIPVKQTKTERRRNLRGITLSSVVSLTNIPNGRTYMQHLQSEESYHLDNMNRMSYRLVVVLMDMYNFKIHIRLATIWGALDTNKRWLGAIGLLNRSEVDFGITSVRLAFERYGAFEFTTHSHRNQVQFMFLHPKSIDTVNVFLHPFESMVWYAMIGLCLVCVFIVKLTSSFEKQLMENSDIHAAQNDDSYSNSVMIVFGFIFQQNFVGNARLASTRILIITMILFSILIFLFYSLFIIGSLLTDPPKNIKTIRQLTNSPFKFKVDAVPYVRDVFSHAIEPDVVQLYSKVTKVPEHVLVPLETGVHLMRQGGVALATDSSYANIYMRNTLTDSDKCELQTIDLVQEFQTGLPVPNKSPLKELIRIGVHRMTETGILSYYNKIWSGIKPKCEVSGPVFSPVDIAHFSSAIFVVIVGIISSLILLIFENVLHRFSKRRASCPDEEFSVTKMIVQSLLVLFGCIINDSESQTVSPTTSLIKDYLHENNFKTLLLVSCLSRPNIDPNEIMFTAQHQGIWMNVVDISENKFEIASFDYDQFFVRLSGVHCVVMDLDCNEAGPFLREISKRRLFHYERSWLMFTSSLNESYGILSRQNINVDAEITLVVPSDIDNDRYDYDVYEIYNRRSDRDGLNVTITGHWSKSTGLVIQHNEQTKTERRRNFRGLTFSSVVTLRNIPENVTFLEHLQSNDYPYLNNVGRITYRLLALIEDIYNLKVQVRVAEFYAHLDASSNWHGAIDLVKRRKVDFCLTPLRWENDRYGVVEHTTHSYHAQILFIFRHPKSIPSNAFTLPFRSNLWYAIVVLVVCSACIIWNIFSVENHKKVKNALHVKWTNEDTFSNSILMMIGFIFQQGYSGNIVLTSSRILVVAVLAFALLVYQFYSSFIVGSLLIEAPKNIKTMKQLLNSPLSFGQDEQPYVINNFQYAQEESTVLLYKKIMEHPERTIMPAGTGLKLLKNGGFAFNTDGSYAYLILKDTLTDSEKCDLQDIAYIPKVAAGPVLPNKSEFRELVKIALRRISETGLLSYYNDIFYGTRPKCEISEVIVTPVDIIHFSTALYILFIGIVASVTLLALEILVKKLFAGKLSRKSKFKRKANVTQEFNFRLN, encoded by the exons ATGAAAGTCTTGCTGCATATTTTCGTTATTGTGTGCCTCGCGGCGAAACTTAGCTCGGGTAATATCCTTCTGATCAAAGATTACCTCAAGACAAAGTTATTGTCGACATTACTGCTGATGTCATGTGGAAATGAAACATTTCCGATAGTAGATGTTAGATCTCTAAATGGAATTTGGATCAATGTTTGGGACTTTTCCGAAGAACCGATATTAACCGATTTCAATTACAACAAGTTTTTTGGCCGTTACAGTCATCCTCATGGTGTTGTTCTGAATTTGGATTGCGACAGAACGGACTCCTTGTTGATTCAACTCTCAAAGCGCATTCTTTTTCATAACGAACGGTTTTGGTTGATGTACACATCAAATTTGGAGGAAGCTTCTACCATTTTAAGCTCACAGAATATAAAAGTCGATGCAGAGATTGTCCTAGCTGTGCCAGAGGTTTTAAATCATGAAGACAGCTACAAAATATTCGAAGTCTTTAAGCTGTCAAGTGTTCACGGCAGTGAAACTCATTTTAACTTATCTCAATTGGGTGATTGGAATAAATCCGATGGTTTCAATATACCAGTGAAGCAGACGAAAACTGAGAGAAGACGAAATCTACGCGGTATCACTCTTTCATCGGTTGTCTCT ttaaCAAACATTCCCAACGGGAGAACATACATGCAACATCTTCAATCTGAAGAGTCTTACCATTTGGATAACATGAACAGAATGTCGTATCGATTAGTAGTTGTCCTGATGGACAtgtacaattttaaaattcacataCGGCTAGCAACTATCTGGGGCGCTTTAGATACGAATAAAAGATGGCTTGGTGCAATTGGTTTGTTAAATCGTAGTGAGGTAGATTTTGGCATAACATCCGTAAGATTGGCCTTTGAACGGTATGGTGCATTTGAGTTTACCACACATTCGCATCGCAACCA GGTGCAATTCATGTTTCTCCATCCCAAGTCAATTGATACAGTTAATGTTTTTCTGCATCCGTTTGAAAGTATGGTTTGGTATGCAATGATTGGTTTATGCTTGGTCTGCGTATTCATTGTAAAACTCACATCTTCgttcgaaaaacaattgatgGAAAATAGTGATATACACGCAGCGCAGAACGACGATTCATACAGCAACTCGGTGATGATAGTGTTTGGTTTTATATTTCAACAAA ATTTTGTGGGTAACGCTAGACTTGCGTCGACTCGGATATTAATCATCACGATGATCCTGTTTTCGATATTAATATTTCTTTTCTACTCTTTATTCATAATCGGTTCATTACTAACCGACCcaccgaaaaatataaaaacaatcCGACAATTGACGAACAGTCCGTTTAAATTCAAAGTTGATGCAGTTCCTTACGTTCGTGATGTTTTTAGTCACGCCATCGAGCCGGATGTTGTTCAACTTTACAGTAAAGTGACGAAGGTTCCTGAACACGTATTAGTTCCGCTCGAGACTGGAGTGCATTTAATGAGACAAG GTGGAGTCGCACTTGCCACAGACAGCAGCTATGCGAACATCTATATGCGAA ATACGCTAACCGATTCCGACAAATGTGAATTGCAGACAATTGATCTAGTGCAGGAGTTCCAAACCGGTCTACCTGTTCCGAATAAGTCTCCACTTAAGGAGTTAATTAGAATCGG TGTACACAGGATGACGGAAACTGGCATATTGTCGTACTACAATAAAATCTGGAGTGGCATAAAACCGAAATGTGAAGTTTCTGGACCAGTGTTTTCTCCCGTCGATATTGCGCATTTTTCATCAGCAATTTTCGTTGTGATAGTGGGCATTATAAgtagtttgattttattgattttcgaaaatgttttacatcgTTTCTCAAAACGTAGAGCCAGTTGTC CTGATGAAGAG TTCAGTGTAACCAAAATGATTGTACAGTCGCTACTTGTCCTATTCGGGTGTATTATAAATGATTCTGAATCGCAGACTGTGAGCCCGACTACCAGCCTTATTAAAGACTATCTTcatgaaaacaatttcaaaacctTATTGTTGGTTTCATGCCTAAGCCGTCCGAATATTGATCCGAATGAAATAATGTTTACTGCACAACATCAAGGCATTTGGATGAATGTTGTGGACATAtctgaaaacaaatttgagaTTGCTTCGTTTGACTATGACCAATTTTTCGTTCGCTTAAGTGGTGTGCACTGCGTTGTCATGGACTTGGATTGCAATGAAGCTGGTCCTTTTCTAAGAGAGATCTCAAAACGACGACTTTTCCATTACGAAAGGAGTTGGTTAATGTTCACCTCAAGTTTGAACGAGTCTTACGGTATTTTGAGTCGTCAAAACATAAACGTCGATGCCGAAATTACCTTAGTTGTTCCTTCGGATATCGATAATGACCGTTACGATTATGacgtttatgaaatttataaTCGTCGTTCTGATCGTGACGGGCTTAATGTAACAATTACGGGCCATTGGAGCAAATCTACTGGTTTAGTTATACAACATAATGAGCAGACAAAAACGGAAAGACGGCGCAATTTTCGAGGACTTACATTCTCATCTGTAGTAACC CTTAGGAATATTCCTGAGAACGTTACATTTTTGGAACACCTTCAATCTAACGACTATCCATATCTCAATAACGTTGGACGAATTACCTACCGATTACTAGCGTTAATTGAAGACATCTACAATTTAAAAGTGCAGGTCCGTGTAGCAGAGTTCTATGCGCATTTAGATGCGTCAAGTAACTGGCATGGTGCAATCGATTTGGTTAAACGGAGAAAAGTGGATTTTTGTCTAACTCCGTTAAGATGGGAGAATGATCGATACGGAGTGGTTGAACACACTACGCACTCGTACCATGCTCA aattctGTTTATATTTCGACATCCAAAGTCGATACCGTCGAACGCATTCACTTTACCCTTTCGATCAAATTTGTGGTACGCAATAGTGGTGTTAGTGGTATGCAGTGCGTGCAttatttggaatattttctcGGTAGAGAATCACAAGAAAGTCAAAAATGCTTTACATGTGAAATGGACCAACGAAGATACTTTTTCCAACTCAATTCTGATGATGATCGGATTCATTTTTCAGCAAG GTTATTCAGGAAATATTGTCCTAACGTCATCTCGGATATTAGTCGTCGCGGTACTCGCATTCGCATTACTGGTTTATCAATTCTATTCTTCCTTTATCGTTGGCTCTTTACTTATTGAAGCACCAAAGAATATTAAGACAATGAAACAATTGCTGAACAGTCCGCTTTCGTTCGGTCAGGATGAACAACCGTACGTCataaacaatttccaatatgCACAAGAAGAATCAACTGTACTGTTGTACAAGAAGATCATGGAACATCCTGAACGCACAATAATGCCTGCAGGTACCGGGTTGAAATTGCTGAAGAATG GTGGATTCGCCTTTAACACTGACG GGAGCTATGCCTACCTAATACTGAAAG ATACGTTGACCGACTCGGAGAAATGTGATTTACAGGACATTGCTTACATTCCGAAAGTTGCTGCGGGACCTGTTTTACCCAATAAGTCGGAATTTAGAGAACTGGTTAAGATTGC ACTTCGAAGGATCTCCGAGACAGGATTGCTATCATACTACAACGACATCTTTTACGGCACTCGACCGAAATGTGAAATTTCAGAAGTTATTGTTACTCCGGTGGATATTATTCACTTCTCCACGGCTCTGTACATTCTCTTCATTGGAATTGTTGCCAGTGTCACACTGTTAGCACTGGAAATCCTTGTTAAGAAACTATTTGCCGGGAAATTGAGTCGAAAATCCAAATTCAAGAGAAAGGCCAATGTTACACAGGAATTCAATTTCCGATTGAACTAG
- the LOC119075564 gene encoding uncharacterized protein LOC119075564, with product MFTFSLNESYGILSRQNINVDAEITLVVPSDIDNDRYDYDVYEIYNPRSERDGLNVTRMGHWSKLTGLVIQLNEQTKTERRRNFRGLTFTSVVTLRNIPENVTFLEHLQSNDYPYVNNLGRINYRLFTLIEDIYNLKVQVRVAEFYAHLDASHNWHGAIDLVKRRKVDFGLTPLRWEDDRYGVVEHTTHSYHAQILFIFRHPKSIPSNAFTLPFRSNLWYAIVVLVVCSACIIWNIFSVENHKKVKSALHVKRANEDTFSNSILMMIGFIFQQGYSGNIVLTSSRILVVAVLAFALLVYQFYSSFIVGSLLIEAPKNIKTMKQLLNSPLSFGQDEQPYVINNFQYAQEESTVLLYKKIMEHPERTIMPAGTGLKLLKNGGFAFNTDGLLICLNQPIKA from the exons ATGTTCACCTTTAGTTTGAACGAGTCTTACGGTATTTTGAGTCGTCAAAACATAAACGTCGATGCCGAAATTACCTTAGTTGTTCCTTCGGATATCGATAATGACCGTTACGATTATGacgtttatgaaatttataaTCCACGTTCCGAACGTGACGGGCTTAATGTGACACGTATGGGCCATTGGAGCAAATTGACTGGTTTAGTTATACAGCTTAATGAGCAGACAAAAACGGAAAGACGGCGCAATTTTCGGGGACTTACATTCACATCTGTAGTAACA CTTAGGAATATTCCTGAGAACGTTACATTTTTGGAACACCTTCAATCCAACGACTATCCATATGTCAATAACCTAGGACGAATTAACTATCGTTTATTTACGTTAATTGAAGACATCTACAACTTAAAAGTGCAGGTCCGGGTAGCAGAGTTTTACGCACATTTAGATGCGTCACATAACTGGCATGGTGCAATCGATTTGGTTAAACGAAGAAAAGTTGATTTTGGTCTAACTCCGTTAAGATGGGAGGATGATCGATATGGAGTGGTTGAACACACTACGCACTCGTACCATGCTCA aattctATTTATATTTCGACATCCAAAATCGATACCGTCGAACGCATTCACTTTACCCTTTCGATCAAATTTGTGGTACGCAATAGTTGTATTAGTGGTATGTAGTGCGTGCAttatttggaatattttctcGGTAGAGAATCACAAGAAAGTCAAATCAGCTTTACATGTGAAACGGGCCAACGAAGATACTTTTTCCAACTCAATTCTGATGATGATCGGATTCATTTTTCAGCAAG GTTATTCAGGAAATATTGTTCTAACGTCATCTCGGATATTAGTCGTCGCGGTACTCGCATTCGCATTACTGGTTTATCAATTCTATTCTTCCTTTATCGTTGGCTCTTTACTTATTGAAGCACCAAAGAATATTAAGACAATGAAACAATTGCTGAACAGTCCGCTTTCGTTCGGTCAGGATGAACAACCGTACGTCataaacaatttccaatatgCACAAGAAGAATCAACTGTACTGTTGTACAAGAAGATCATGGAACATCCTGAACGCACAATAATGCCTGCAGGTACCGGGTTGAAATTGCTGAAGAATG GTGGATTCGCCTTTAACACTGACGGTTtgttaatttgtttaaatcaaCCCATCAAGGCC